One Tunturibacter gelidoferens genomic region harbors:
- a CDS encoding S9 family peptidase produces the protein MRISTLVAVCVLIFALGNKGLNAQQKRSIGPCDCATVNQIYRDITGFGSIELSPDGHQVAYLLESPNIQTNDNEIKLYIRNIPAPTSDDAKPLLVGHLSELHWTADGRYVTVLRRDNGRRSIERVDPATGHHLVLFETDSDLREYSLDEASHVLVYGVEVDEKRSASHSAEEVAKGYRIDFQTLGIVRGPQERAYVVRRNGASWSPPTEIVIHSPLSGDPLPAVAHWANTTLELNLSPNGKKLLLEYRDASERMPEVWQKSGFMYMRRHAGWVPFTISVLYDMDSGKTTVPLRTPATASLSHWSPDSSSFIIAGLAPVGTEEEWIDPVAHKVDSGSHLYWVEPSSGEVIEITAKLFAGFEGLLFWDKKGRVFARATSSGDSISEFVKEGSRWREMSALKIPVRLDPATLATDGIYVAGEYNDLITPPQLLLSHLGREDKQIFAKYNPQFDNVTLAKPSEIHWQTKEGFNASGLLLLPPDFKPGTSYPLVIHTKPFDDSFGCSWGKFPSFAPQLLANAGIIYLGPIWTKGSTQSESDYYPPGYPGSAGTTGNIAEAAFNMELWDSAIEKLSSEGMVNKERVGIIGFSHTGWYTEFILSHSRSHYRAATVADNVQYSLGEYWLGNNAETMRMYEGVYAGPPYGKTIKNWLDHSISFNIDKIHTPLLMEEMGGGLPYDDPRNPPHNLAASLEVFAGLNRLSKPVEMYYYPNETHSLDHPQARAANLQRSEDWYRFWLQGYERPNPEDIDQYSRWGHLEDLQQHDAAAFSRPTTSSEAGETSVEQ, from the coding sequence GTGAGAATAAGCACCCTAGTCGCTGTGTGTGTCTTGATATTCGCCCTGGGAAATAAGGGCCTCAACGCCCAACAAAAAAGAAGTATAGGGCCGTGCGACTGCGCTACGGTGAATCAGATATATAGGGATATAACAGGCTTCGGCAGCATAGAACTCAGTCCGGACGGACATCAGGTGGCCTATTTATTGGAGTCGCCAAACATACAGACAAACGACAACGAGATCAAACTCTATATACGCAACATCCCGGCGCCCACGAGTGACGACGCTAAGCCGCTTCTGGTTGGGCATCTGTCTGAGTTGCATTGGACGGCTGACGGCAGATACGTGACAGTCTTACGGCGGGACAATGGCCGACGAAGCATAGAGCGCGTGGACCCGGCGACCGGACATCACTTGGTTCTTTTCGAAACCGATTCGGACCTTCGCGAATACAGCCTGGATGAGGCAAGCCACGTCTTGGTCTATGGAGTGGAGGTAGATGAGAAGAGGTCGGCGTCGCATTCGGCAGAAGAGGTTGCGAAGGGGTATCGAATTGATTTCCAGACTCTTGGGATCGTCCGAGGCCCACAAGAAAGAGCATATGTGGTTCGGCGTAACGGAGCTAGCTGGAGCCCTCCGACAGAGATCGTGATTCACTCTCCTCTAAGTGGAGATCCTCTTCCAGCCGTAGCCCACTGGGCGAACACAACGCTGGAGCTTAATCTATCGCCGAATGGCAAGAAGCTCCTGCTTGAGTATAGGGACGCTTCAGAAAGAATGCCGGAAGTGTGGCAGAAGAGTGGCTTCATGTATATGCGGAGGCACGCTGGTTGGGTGCCATTTACGATCAGCGTTCTTTACGACATGGATAGCGGGAAGACTACCGTCCCTCTGAGGACGCCAGCAACCGCCAGCTTGTCACATTGGTCGCCAGATAGTTCCTCGTTCATTATCGCGGGTTTGGCGCCCGTTGGAACAGAAGAAGAGTGGATCGATCCGGTCGCCCACAAGGTAGATTCCGGAAGCCACCTATATTGGGTTGAGCCAAGCAGTGGTGAAGTCATAGAGATTACAGCAAAGCTATTTGCCGGGTTTGAGGGTCTCCTGTTTTGGGACAAGAAAGGCAGAGTTTTCGCTCGGGCAACATCCAGTGGTGACTCAATCAGCGAATTTGTTAAGGAGGGCAGTAGGTGGCGCGAGATGTCCGCACTGAAGATCCCGGTTCGATTGGACCCGGCGACCTTAGCTACTGACGGGATCTATGTGGCGGGTGAATACAATGATCTCATTACCCCACCGCAGTTGCTCTTGAGTCACCTTGGTCGCGAGGACAAACAGATATTTGCGAAATATAACCCTCAGTTTGATAACGTAACCCTCGCGAAACCGAGTGAGATCCACTGGCAAACGAAGGAGGGGTTTAATGCCAGCGGCTTGCTTTTGCTGCCGCCTGACTTTAAGCCAGGAACGTCGTATCCGCTTGTTATTCATACCAAACCTTTTGACGATTCCTTCGGTTGCAGCTGGGGGAAGTTTCCCTCCTTTGCGCCGCAGCTCTTAGCCAATGCTGGAATCATCTACCTGGGGCCCATCTGGACCAAAGGATCGACTCAAAGCGAGTCCGATTATTACCCCCCGGGGTATCCGGGGAGCGCCGGGACAACCGGAAACATCGCAGAAGCAGCCTTCAATATGGAGCTCTGGGATAGTGCCATAGAAAAGCTAAGCTCCGAAGGCATGGTGAACAAGGAGAGAGTCGGGATTATCGGATTCAGCCATACGGGGTGGTACACCGAGTTTATTCTGTCCCATTCAAGGAGTCACTATCGTGCTGCGACGGTTGCGGACAATGTGCAGTATAGTCTCGGAGAATATTGGCTCGGGAATAACGCGGAGACGATGCGTATGTACGAGGGAGTCTACGCCGGACCTCCTTATGGAAAGACGATAAAGAACTGGCTTGACCACTCGATCTCCTTCAATATCGACAAAATCCACACACCGCTCTTGATGGAGGAGATGGGGGGTGGCCTTCCTTATGATGATCCGAGAAATCCGCCCCACAATCTGGCCGCGAGCTTAGAAGTATTTGCGGGCCTCAATCGCCTGAGCAAGCCGGTCGAGATGTACTACTATCCGAACGAAACACACTCCCTCGACCATCCACAGGCCCGCGCAGCGAACCTCCAGCGCAGTGAGGATTGGTATCGCTTCTGGCTGCAAGGGTACGAGCGTCCAAATCCGGAAGATATTGACCAGTACAGTCGATGGGGCCATCTTGAGGATCTGCAACAGCACGATGCTGCCGCTTTCAGCCGACCGACCACCTCTTCTGAAGCTGGGGAGACGAGCGTGGAACAGTGA
- a CDS encoding asparagine synthase-related protein, giving the protein MSIIFGTCRPQEQIVESQELLRLAALTEGYVSDGTFRRTIGRVGMGFQPLHTTRRSRSDSQPVVDAQNNMLVLDGRLDNRSDLRTALDIDDREISDSSLILAAFERWGESSIARFVGDWAFALWCGSAQELYLARDHAGTRSLYFNWDDGILYWSTYLETLVGCGRTFALNEQYAMRFLCGQSLHGLTPYRNIWQVPPAHYVLIRDGTMIKRAHWQPRSKELVRYTSDGDYEEQFFVNFKQAVGRRDHCGDPILAHLSGGMDSTAIVCMSDFIRRSRGSTTDSLLDTLSYYDPSEPNWDEERYFSITEARRGKTGIHVNLSTVAYNFVPPEASAALSPLPGNDKATLEWGQEMHRRVWDRGYRVILSGIGGDEFLGGVPTPLPELANYVVSADIPALLKQSLAWCVFSRSPLVQMLYRTTKFTLGLYSPWHPTSERPGWISRASHRLGVSPDDGAFHKASRLWASPSAICNFTAWWDVVDKLPHLYPEMYARYEYRYPILDRDLIEFLFSLPREQLVQPGRRRSLMRRALRSIVPVEILERKRKAYISRSPRINMQSHRDEIESLVARPLLADYGLIDADKLQHAAARVINGSDVLGWAALRRTLVLEVWLRAKSGVLMSAAT; this is encoded by the coding sequence ATGAGCATCATCTTTGGAACGTGCAGACCCCAAGAACAAATCGTCGAGTCCCAGGAGCTGCTACGACTTGCGGCGCTCACGGAGGGTTATGTTTCGGACGGGACCTTCAGGCGCACAATAGGTCGTGTGGGAATGGGTTTTCAACCCTTACACACTACCAGGCGCTCTCGTTCTGACTCGCAGCCCGTCGTCGATGCCCAGAACAACATGCTGGTCTTGGATGGTAGGCTCGATAACCGCTCAGACCTTAGAACCGCCTTGGACATCGACGACCGAGAAATTAGCGACTCTTCCTTGATTCTGGCTGCGTTTGAACGCTGGGGAGAGAGTTCCATCGCTCGCTTCGTCGGAGATTGGGCGTTTGCGCTATGGTGCGGATCTGCTCAAGAGCTCTACCTCGCCCGCGATCATGCGGGAACCCGCAGTCTCTATTTCAACTGGGACGACGGAATACTATATTGGTCCACTTATCTGGAAACCCTTGTAGGGTGTGGCCGTACCTTTGCTCTTAATGAGCAATATGCAATGCGTTTTCTATGCGGGCAATCTCTGCATGGGCTAACGCCATATAGAAACATATGGCAAGTGCCGCCGGCACACTATGTCTTGATTCGAGACGGCACCATGATTAAAAGAGCTCACTGGCAGCCGCGCTCCAAAGAGTTGGTTAGATATACAAGCGATGGCGATTATGAAGAGCAGTTCTTTGTCAATTTCAAACAGGCGGTTGGGCGCCGCGATCACTGCGGAGATCCGATTCTCGCACATCTTAGCGGGGGAATGGACTCGACTGCGATAGTGTGCATGTCCGATTTTATTCGAAGATCTCGTGGAAGCACGACCGACTCTCTGCTCGATACGCTGTCCTACTACGATCCCTCGGAGCCCAATTGGGATGAAGAGCGATATTTTTCCATAACGGAGGCTAGACGTGGCAAAACCGGGATTCATGTCAACTTATCGACCGTAGCTTATAACTTCGTCCCGCCTGAGGCATCGGCCGCTCTATCTCCTCTACCTGGAAATGACAAGGCAACCCTGGAATGGGGGCAAGAGATGCACCGTCGCGTCTGGGATCGCGGCTATAGAGTCATTCTCTCAGGCATCGGTGGGGACGAATTCCTCGGAGGAGTTCCGACGCCACTACCTGAACTGGCCAACTATGTAGTATCTGCTGATATTCCAGCTCTCTTGAAGCAATCCTTAGCATGGTGCGTCTTTTCTCGATCTCCGTTGGTCCAGATGCTCTATCGAACGACGAAGTTCACTTTGGGATTGTATTCTCCGTGGCACCCGACATCTGAGCGACCTGGTTGGATCAGCCGGGCGTCACATCGCCTCGGTGTATCGCCAGATGACGGCGCTTTTCACAAGGCGAGTCGCTTATGGGCTTCTCCGTCTGCGATCTGTAACTTCACTGCCTGGTGGGACGTTGTAGACAAGCTCCCTCATCTCTATCCGGAGATGTACGCGCGATACGAATATCGTTATCCCATACTTGACCGCGACCTCATTGAGTTTCTCTTTAGTCTTCCGCGGGAACAGCTCGTCCAGCCCGGACGACGACGTTCGCTCATGCGGAGAGCGCTCCGCTCAATTGTTCCTGTTGAGATTCTGGAACGGAAGCGGAAAGCCTATATCTCGCGAAGTCCGCGCATTAACATGCAGAGCCACAGGGATGAAATCGAATCCTTAGTCGCTCGTCCGCTACTGGCCGATTATGGCCTGATTGATGCCGACAAACTGCAACACGCTGCAGCGCGAGTTATCAATGGAAGCGATGTATTGGGCTGGGCCGCACTCAGAAGAACCCTCGTTCTTGAGGTCTGGCTTAGGGCCAAGTCAGGTGTGCTAATGTCAGCCGCTACGTAG
- a CDS encoding lasso peptide biosynthesis B2 protein, translating to MRSLLVESHLLLIRLELLMLFGKLNSIRELVLRSKVEGNEKRRGLTVEGICHAIDMACVFYPKHVLCLQRTAVTVLLLRRYGWNAEMVVGAQMMPFRSHAWSELDGTVVGDKPYLRDIYHELERC from the coding sequence ATGAGAAGCCTCCTGGTTGAGAGTCATCTGCTCCTAATTCGATTAGAGCTATTGATGTTATTCGGGAAGCTCAATTCAATCCGCGAACTCGTTCTGCGCAGCAAAGTTGAAGGCAATGAGAAAAGACGAGGACTTACCGTTGAAGGAATCTGCCACGCGATAGACATGGCCTGCGTGTTCTATCCAAAGCACGTCCTGTGTCTTCAACGGACTGCAGTCACAGTATTGCTGCTGAGGCGATACGGATGGAATGCTGAGATGGTAGTCGGCGCGCAGATGATGCCCTTCCGATCCCATGCTTGGTCGGAGCTTGACGGCACTGTCGTGGGCGACAAACCCTATCTTCGGGATATTTATCACGAATTGGAGCGTTGCTGA